The Osmerus eperlanus chromosome 7, fOsmEpe2.1, whole genome shotgun sequence genome includes a region encoding these proteins:
- the cyth2 gene encoding cytohesin-2 translates to MTVDSEIFMPKSKAPKMDDLDYIPVDLSPEERCELEDIRRRKGALLQEIQRLRDELREALLEVEGLETSTEGSKTLQKSRHVAMGRKKFNMDPKKGIVFLVDNELLRHTQEDIAQFLYKGEGLNKTAIGDYLGERDDFNLKVLQAFVDLHEFTDLNLVQALRQFLWSFRLPGEAQKIDRMMEAFAQRYCHCNPGVFQSTDTCYVLSFAIIMLNTSLHNPNVRDKPAVDRFISMNRGINEGGDLPEDLLRNLYDSIKNEPFKIPEDDGNDLTHTFFNPDREGWLLKLGGRVKTWKRRWFILTDNCLYYFEYTTDKEPRGIIPLENLSIREVEDPRKPNCFELYIPNNRGQLIKACKTEADGRVVEGNHNVYRISAPTPEEKDEWIHSINSAVSVDPFYEMLAARKKRISLKKKEEQP, encoded by the exons ATGACAGTCGACTCTGAAATATTTATGCCTAAAAGCAAAGCGCCAAAAATGGATGACCTGGACTACA TCCCAGTGGACCTGAGCCCAGAGGAGCGCTGTGAGCTGGAAGACATCCGTCGCAGGAAGGGTGCCCTGCTGCAGGAGATCCAGAGGCTCAGGGATGAGCTCCGAGAGGCCCTCCTGGAGGTGGAGGGCCTGGAGACCAGCACCGAGGGCAG TAAAACCCTGCAGAAGAGTCGGCATGTGGCCATGGGCAGGAAGAAATTCAACATGGATCCTAAGAAG ggcaTTGTGTTCCTGGTGGACAACGAGCTGCTTCGACACACTCAGGAGGACATAGCCCAGTTCCTCTACAAAGGAGAAGGCCTCAACAAGACGGCCATTGGAGATTACCTAGGAGAGAG gGATGACTTCAACCTCAAGGTTTTGCAGGCGTTTGTGGACCTTCATGAGTTCACCGACCTCAACTTGGTCCAAGCCCTCAG GCAGTTCCTGTGGAGCTTTCGTTTGCCCGGAGAAGCTCAGAAGATTGACCGCATGATGGAGGCCTTCGCCCAGCGCTACTGTCACTGCAACCCCGGGGTGTTCCAGAGCACcg ACACCTGCTATGTGCTGTCGTTCGCCATCATCATGCTGAACACCAGCCTGCACAACCCCAACGTCAGGGACAAGCCTGCGGTGGACCGCTTCATCTCCATGAACAGAGGCATCAACGAGGGGGGAGACCTGCCAGAGGACCTGCtaagg AACCTGTATGACAGCATCAAGAACGAGCCCTTCAAGATCCCCGAGGACGACGGCAATGACCTGACGCACACCTTCTTCAACCCCGACAGAGAGGGCTGGCTGCTCAAACTGG GAGGCCGTGTCAAGACCTGGAAGCGAAGGTGGTTCATCCTCACAGACAACTGCCTCTACTACTTTGAGTACACCACA gacaAGGAGCCCAGAGGGATCATCCCGCTGGAGAACCTCAGTATACGAGAGGTGGAAGACCCCAGGAAACCT aaCTGCTTCGAGCTCTACATTCCTAACAACCGCGGCCAGCTGATAAAGGCGTGTAAGACGGAGGCAgatgggagggtggtggagggaaacCACAATGTGTACCGCATCTCTGCTCCCACGCCGGAGGAGAAGGACGAGTGGATCCACAGCAtcaa CTCTGCGGTCAGCGTGGACCCCTTCTATGAGATGCTCGCTGCCAGGAAGAAGCGCATTTCCctcaagaagaaggaggagcaaCCGTAG